A region from the Aeromicrobium choanae genome encodes:
- a CDS encoding DUF1272 domain-containing protein, whose amino-acid sequence MLELRPGCECCDTDLPPKAMDAMICTFECTWCARCAETCLHGECPNCGGDLQRRPVRPAAHLSANPASTERVVQPGLHRA is encoded by the coding sequence ATGCTGGAACTGCGCCCGGGATGCGAATGCTGCGACACCGATCTGCCCCCGAAGGCGATGGACGCGATGATCTGCACCTTCGAGTGCACGTGGTGCGCGCGATGTGCCGAGACGTGCCTGCACGGCGAGTGCCCGAACTGCGGCGGTGACCTCCAGCGCCGCCCCGTGCGTCCTGCCGCGCATCTCAGCGCGAATCCCGCGTCCACCGAGCGGGTCGTGCAGCCAGGACTCCATCGGGCGTAG
- a CDS encoding HNH endonuclease signature motif containing protein produces the protein MTSELTARALDAARRARAVAEFEEWKLIAAHHRRRVAEIDRSDEIVLGKDLARREVTLEIAQALRVTEHRVWAIVFEAETLRERTPLVWDAFRLGDLDAARASAIADTAERLVERESWAKLETTVVDYATTHTISELRAWLRRFRARIEPEETAEETAKALDERRVSVTHLSDGTSWLNALLPTGVAIAAAERLRKAAKAEPSIDPETGLRDTRTRDQKQADVLGQWLTSCTGTTTDIRAEIAISIAATDLIGLTGGPGITRDGEPLGPAWVRELAASEHTVFRRLVLDPVGEILDTTIIGYRPTESLRQALHWRDGTCRVAGCRAPVFETDLDHAKAYDSGGQTSAKNLRCLCRKHHNMKSHGHLDDRHLDAPVRYSAATP, from the coding sequence ATGACCTCGGAACTCACCGCTCGCGCGCTCGACGCGGCGCGTCGCGCCCGCGCGGTGGCGGAGTTCGAGGAGTGGAAGCTCATCGCCGCGCACCACCGCCGGCGGGTCGCCGAGATCGATCGATCCGACGAGATCGTCCTGGGCAAGGACCTGGCGCGGCGCGAGGTCACGCTCGAGATCGCCCAGGCATTGAGGGTCACCGAACATCGGGTGTGGGCGATCGTGTTCGAGGCCGAGACGCTGCGCGAGCGCACGCCACTCGTCTGGGACGCGTTCCGGCTCGGCGACCTCGACGCGGCGCGTGCCAGTGCGATCGCCGACACCGCCGAACGCCTCGTCGAGCGCGAGAGCTGGGCCAAGCTCGAGACCACCGTCGTCGACTACGCCACCACCCACACCATCAGCGAGCTGCGGGCGTGGCTGCGGCGCTTCCGTGCCCGCATCGAGCCCGAGGAGACCGCAGAGGAGACCGCGAAGGCCCTCGACGAGCGCCGCGTGTCGGTCACCCACCTCAGCGACGGCACCAGCTGGCTCAACGCGCTGCTGCCCACGGGGGTCGCCATCGCCGCTGCCGAACGACTCCGCAAGGCAGCCAAGGCCGAGCCCTCCATCGACCCCGAGACCGGCCTCCGCGACACGCGGACCCGCGACCAGAAGCAGGCCGATGTCCTCGGTCAGTGGCTCACGTCCTGCACCGGCACCACCACCGACATCCGCGCCGAGATCGCCATCAGCATCGCCGCCACCGACCTCATCGGCCTCACCGGCGGCCCCGGGATCACCCGCGACGGCGAGCCGCTCGGGCCAGCGTGGGTCCGCGAGCTGGCGGCCAGCGAGCACACCGTGTTCCGGCGACTGGTGCTCGACCCGGTCGGCGAGATCCTCGACACCACGATCATCGGCTACCGGCCCACCGAGTCCCTGCGACAAGCGCTGCACTGGCGCGACGGCACGTGTCGAGTCGCCGGATGTCGGGCTCCCGTGTTCGAGACCGACCTCGATCACGCGAAGGCCTACGACTCCGGCGGCCAGACCTCAGCGAAGAATCTCCGCTGCCTGTGCCGCAAGCACCACAACATGAAGTCCCACGGTCACCTCGACGACCGCCACCTCGACGCGCCCGTGCGCTACAGCGCAGCGACCCCGTGA
- a CDS encoding sensor histidine kinase codes for MPFEDFPDGIIVADEHAKVTLANKWVRYWARAEGDEMIGMDLRDAVPFDDLAGNSWFDSVHPYDGLAIRKRISESSWYSPRGSEYLITASLVRERPAGRVIKVIVSMRNARVRLQRDRQKSDMVATVAHELRSPLTGIKGFSATLLSRWDAFTEDQRLFMLQTIDADADRLSRLITELLDAARIDAGRLSLRTEPVRLDELAGRVLNSVFSAVDEPPQPRVASEVPVVWGDADRVTQVLTNLIENAIRHGEGLRELVVASEPRGDIDGVVVRIVDNGPGIPEESRVRIFSRFWRSGPGAGSGLGMFIVRGVVDQHGGSIIIEDADDGGASICVWFPVNEPDTMAS; via the coding sequence GTGCCCTTCGAAGACTTCCCTGACGGCATCATCGTCGCCGACGAGCACGCCAAGGTGACACTCGCCAACAAGTGGGTCCGGTACTGGGCGCGCGCCGAGGGCGACGAGATGATCGGCATGGACCTGCGGGACGCGGTCCCGTTCGACGACCTCGCCGGCAACAGCTGGTTCGACTCCGTCCACCCGTACGACGGGCTCGCGATCCGCAAGCGCATCAGCGAGTCCTCCTGGTACTCCCCGCGCGGCAGCGAGTACCTCATCACCGCCTCCCTCGTGCGCGAGCGGCCCGCGGGCCGGGTCATCAAGGTGATCGTGAGCATGCGCAACGCGCGTGTGCGCCTCCAGCGCGACCGGCAGAAGTCCGACATGGTGGCCACGGTCGCCCACGAGCTGCGCTCGCCCCTGACGGGCATCAAGGGCTTCTCGGCCACCCTGCTGAGCCGCTGGGACGCGTTCACCGAGGACCAGCGCCTGTTCATGCTGCAGACCATCGATGCCGACGCCGACCGGCTCAGCCGGCTCATCACCGAGCTGCTCGACGCCGCGCGCATCGACGCGGGACGACTCTCCCTGCGCACCGAGCCGGTCCGGCTCGACGAGCTCGCCGGCCGGGTGCTGAACTCGGTGTTCTCCGCGGTCGACGAGCCTCCCCAGCCCCGCGTCGCGAGCGAGGTCCCGGTCGTGTGGGGCGACGCCGACCGCGTCACCCAGGTGCTCACGAACCTCATCGAGAACGCGATCCGGCACGGCGAGGGACTGCGCGAGCTCGTCGTGGCGTCCGAGCCGCGCGGCGACATCGACGGGGTGGTGGTGCGGATCGTCGACAACGGACCGGGCATCCCCGAGGAGTCCCGCGTCCGCATCTTCAGCCGCTTCTGGAGGTCCGGTCCCGGCGCCGGCAGCGGCCTCGGCATGTTCATCGTGCGCGGCGTCGTCGACCAGCACGGCGGCTCGATCATCATCGAGGACGCCGACGACGGGGGAGCGTCGATCTGCGTGTGGTTCCCGGTGAACGAGCCGGACACCATGGCGTCCTGA
- the pheS gene encoding phenylalanine--tRNA ligase subunit alpha, protein MSAPNSDYDPVEVTPLRADEVERMRDEALAAIAAAESLDALKQVRIDHTGDRSPLALANREIGALPPAARKDAGQRVGQARGAVNQALAARTAEVEAVEFERRLAEETVDVTLPVDVEPVGARHPITTIQEHVADIFVAMGWEVAEGPEVEAEWLNFDALNLGPDHPARTMQDTFWLDPESAAMVLRTHTSPVQARTMLTRQPPIYIVCPGRVYRTDEADATHMPVFHQVEGLAIDKGLSMAHLKGTLDHFARAVYGTEITTRFRPSYFPFTEPSAEVDLLCYVCHNDPAEVASCRTCGGEGWVEWGGCGVVNPRVLVACGVDPEEYSGFAFGMGLDRTVTSRYDIADLRDLWDGDVRFTEPFGVGL, encoded by the coding sequence GTGTCTGCGCCCAATTCCGACTACGACCCGGTCGAGGTGACGCCCCTGCGCGCCGACGAGGTCGAACGCATGCGTGACGAGGCCCTCGCGGCCATCGCCGCGGCCGAGTCCCTCGACGCCCTGAAGCAGGTGCGCATCGACCACACGGGCGATCGCTCGCCCCTCGCGCTGGCCAACCGCGAGATCGGCGCGCTGCCGCCCGCGGCCCGCAAGGACGCCGGCCAGCGCGTCGGCCAGGCGCGCGGCGCCGTCAACCAGGCGCTGGCCGCCCGCACCGCCGAGGTCGAGGCCGTCGAGTTCGAGCGTCGCCTCGCCGAGGAGACCGTCGACGTCACGCTGCCGGTCGACGTCGAGCCCGTGGGCGCACGCCACCCGATCACCACGATCCAGGAGCACGTCGCCGACATCTTCGTCGCGATGGGCTGGGAGGTCGCCGAAGGTCCCGAGGTGGAGGCCGAGTGGCTGAACTTCGACGCCCTCAACCTGGGCCCCGACCACCCGGCGCGCACGATGCAGGACACGTTCTGGCTCGATCCCGAGTCGGCCGCGATGGTGCTGCGCACCCACACCTCGCCGGTGCAGGCGCGCACGATGCTCACGCGTCAGCCCCCGATCTACATCGTCTGCCCGGGCCGCGTCTACCGGACCGACGAGGCCGACGCCACGCACATGCCGGTCTTCCACCAGGTCGAGGGCCTGGCGATCGACAAGGGCCTGTCGATGGCCCACCTCAAGGGCACGCTCGACCACTTCGCGCGCGCGGTCTACGGCACCGAGATCACCACCCGGTTCCGTCCCTCGTACTTCCCGTTCACCGAGCCCAGCGCCGAGGTCGACCTGCTCTGCTACGTGTGCCACAACGATCCCGCCGAGGTCGCCTCGTGCCGGACGTGCGGCGGCGAGGGCTGGGTCGAGTGGGGTGGCTGCGGCGTCGTGAACCCGCGTGTCCTGGTCGCGTGCGGCGTCGATCCCGAGGAGTACTCGGGCTTCGCGTTCGGCATGGGCCTGGACCGCACCGTCACCAGCCGCTACGACATCGCCGACCTGCGCGATCTCTGGGACGGCGACGTCCGCTTCACCGAGCCGTTCGGAGTTGGTCTCTGA
- a CDS encoding DoxX family protein codes for MNIVLWILAGALALAFTAGALAQLTKTKESYRRLGRSQYWVDDFTSGQIKAIGTTKLIGATGLILPAALGIVPVLTPVAACGLALFMSGAATTRFRRMEWNYLLGDLVFLGLFAFLAWGRFVLEPF; via the coding sequence ATGAACATCGTGCTGTGGATCCTTGCCGGAGCACTCGCCCTCGCGTTCACCGCCGGGGCTCTCGCCCAGCTGACCAAGACCAAGGAGAGCTACCGCCGGCTCGGGCGCAGCCAGTACTGGGTCGACGACTTCACCTCCGGGCAGATCAAGGCCATCGGCACCACCAAGCTCATCGGCGCCACAGGGCTGATCCTTCCTGCGGCGCTGGGGATCGTGCCGGTCCTGACACCGGTCGCCGCGTGCGGCCTGGCGCTGTTCATGTCCGGCGCCGCGACCACCCGCTTCCGCCGGATGGAGTGGAACTACCTGCTCGGCGACCTGGTCTTTCTCGGTCTCTTCGCCTTTCTCGCCTGGGGGCGCTTCGTCCTCGAGCCCTTCTGA
- the pheT gene encoding phenylalanine--tRNA ligase subunit beta: protein MRVPVEWLRSLVELPDAVTTEQLADRLTMYDLKLEEIVGGGLSGPLTVGRVLAISPEEQKNGKTINWCRVDVGAQNDPSVPDAPGEDVPSRGIVCGAHNFGVGDLVVVSLPGTYLPALGFEIGSRKTYGHVSDGMICSTTELDLAEDETSAHGIVVLPAGSAEPGDDAIALLGLGDQTLDLEVNPDRAYALSLRGVARDTALAFDVPFTDPADREVPSTDTAAYPVRVEDPTGCPVFTTLVVEGIDPSATTPAWMAKRIADAGMRPISLTVDISNYVMLELGQPNHCYDRAKVNGEIVVRRATEGERLTTLDGVDRALTTEDLLVADASGPIGLAGVMGGDHTEIDATTTDVLVEAAYWDPVTIFRAVKRHKLPSEAAKRYERGVDPALPLVGAARVAELLVELAGGTLAPGATVVGTAPARKPVTFSSDLPARISGLPITPEQAQDTYERNGCTVELAGDRFTVTPPSWRFDLNDPYDFVEEALRTAGYENVPSVLPTPTGGRGLSRDQELRRRVGHVLAGAGLVEVTTLPFVGPADLEKLGLPADDARRDLVRLANPLSAEEPGLTPTLLIGLLRAASLNIGRGHESVALSEIGRVFHPREGRPVAPILGVDRRPTDEELAALDAALPEQPRHTGFVLVGERTRSGWTGPGRAVAWTDALAIAQRVAANLHVDLTVEAASLAPFHPGRCARLSIGDRVVGHVGELHPQVAETYGLPGRVAAGELDLDALIESAPAIGPKPHFSAFPVAKEDFAFTVDSALTAGELESAISSASPLLESVRLFDVYTGDQVGEGRKSLAFKVRLRAEDRTLTDADIKAARERIVAAAATLGAELR from the coding sequence ATGCGTGTCCCCGTGGAGTGGCTGCGGTCACTCGTCGAGCTTCCCGACGCCGTCACGACGGAGCAGCTGGCCGATCGCCTGACGATGTACGACCTCAAGCTGGAGGAGATCGTGGGCGGCGGGCTCAGCGGCCCGTTGACCGTCGGTCGCGTCCTGGCGATCTCGCCCGAGGAGCAGAAGAACGGCAAGACGATCAACTGGTGCCGGGTCGACGTCGGCGCGCAGAACGATCCGTCCGTTCCCGACGCCCCCGGCGAGGACGTGCCGTCGCGCGGCATCGTCTGCGGCGCCCACAACTTCGGCGTGGGCGACCTCGTCGTGGTGTCGCTGCCCGGCACGTACCTGCCCGCGCTGGGCTTCGAGATCGGCTCGCGCAAGACGTACGGCCACGTGTCCGACGGCATGATCTGCTCCACCACCGAGCTGGACCTGGCCGAGGACGAGACCTCGGCCCACGGCATTGTCGTGCTGCCAGCCGGCTCGGCCGAGCCCGGCGACGACGCGATCGCGCTGCTGGGCCTCGGCGACCAGACGCTCGACCTCGAGGTCAACCCCGACCGCGCCTACGCGCTGAGCCTGCGCGGCGTGGCTCGCGACACCGCTCTCGCGTTCGACGTGCCGTTCACCGATCCCGCCGACCGCGAGGTCCCGTCCACCGACACCGCTGCCTACCCAGTGCGCGTCGAGGACCCCACGGGCTGCCCCGTGTTCACCACGCTCGTCGTGGAGGGCATCGACCCGTCGGCCACCACGCCGGCCTGGATGGCCAAGCGCATCGCCGACGCCGGCATGCGTCCGATCTCGCTCACCGTCGACATCAGCAACTACGTGATGCTCGAGCTGGGCCAGCCGAACCACTGCTACGACCGCGCCAAGGTCAACGGCGAGATCGTGGTGCGCCGCGCGACCGAGGGCGAGCGGCTCACGACGCTCGACGGCGTCGACCGTGCCCTCACGACCGAGGACCTGCTGGTGGCGGACGCGTCCGGGCCGATCGGACTGGCCGGCGTCATGGGTGGCGACCACACCGAGATCGACGCGACGACGACCGATGTCCTCGTGGAGGCCGCCTACTGGGATCCGGTGACGATCTTCCGCGCGGTCAAGCGCCACAAGCTGCCGTCCGAGGCCGCCAAGCGGTACGAGCGCGGTGTCGACCCGGCGCTGCCGCTCGTCGGCGCGGCCCGGGTCGCCGAGCTGCTGGTCGAGCTGGCCGGTGGCACGCTCGCGCCCGGTGCCACCGTCGTGGGGACCGCGCCCGCGCGGAAGCCGGTCACGTTCTCCTCCGATCTGCCCGCCCGCATCAGCGGACTGCCGATCACGCCCGAGCAGGCTCAGGACACCTACGAGCGCAACGGCTGCACGGTCGAGCTGGCCGGCGATCGCTTCACCGTCACCCCGCCGTCCTGGCGCTTCGACCTCAACGACCCCTACGACTTCGTCGAGGAGGCGCTGCGCACCGCCGGGTATGAGAACGTCCCCTCGGTGCTGCCCACGCCCACGGGCGGCCGTGGGCTCTCGCGCGACCAGGAGCTGCGCCGCCGGGTGGGCCACGTGCTCGCCGGTGCCGGGCTCGTCGAGGTCACCACGCTGCCGTTCGTCGGGCCCGCCGACCTCGAGAAGCTGGGCCTGCCCGCCGACGATGCGCGACGCGACCTCGTCCGGCTGGCAAACCCGCTGTCGGCCGAGGAGCCCGGGCTCACGCCCACGCTCCTGATCGGCCTGCTGCGAGCGGCGTCGCTCAACATCGGCCGCGGCCACGAGTCGGTCGCCCTGAGCGAGATCGGCCGGGTGTTCCACCCGCGCGAGGGCCGCCCCGTGGCACCGATCCTGGGCGTCGACCGCCGCCCCACCGACGAGGAGCTCGCGGCCCTCGACGCCGCCCTGCCCGAGCAGCCCCGCCACACCGGCTTCGTGCTGGTGGGGGAGCGCACGCGCTCCGGCTGGACCGGCCCGGGACGCGCCGTCGCGTGGACCGACGCGCTCGCGATCGCCCAGCGCGTCGCGGCGAACCTGCACGTCGACCTGACGGTGGAGGCGGCGAGCCTCGCTCCCTTCCACCCGGGCCGTTGCGCCCGGCTGAGCATCGGCGACCGTGTCGTCGGCCACGTCGGCGAGCTGCACCCGCAGGTGGCCGAGACCTACGGTCTCCCGGGCCGCGTGGCCGCCGGCGAGCTCGACCTCGACGCCCTGATCGAGTCTGCGCCGGCGATCGGCCCGAAGCCCCACTTCTCGGCCTTCCCGGTCGCGAAGGAGGACTTCGCCTTCACGGTGGACTCCGCCCTGACCGCGGGCGAGCTGGAGTCGGCGATCTCGTCGGCCAGCCCGCTGCTGGAGTCGGTGCGCCTGTTCGACGTGTACACCGGCGACCAGGTCGGCGAGGGCCGCAAGTCGCTCGCGTTCAAGGTGCGCCTGCGCGCCGAGGACCGCACGCTGACCGACGCCGACATCAAGGCCGCGCGCGAGCGGATCGTGGCAGCCGCCGCGACACTCGGAGCCGAGCTGCGCTGA
- a CDS encoding TrmH family RNA methyltransferase has translation MASPGDLTVRSGRVKTARRLATRAFRVKTGEFLAEGPQAVREALDAPGAVIEVFATVDATERYPELAERAESWHVVTDDVVEEIADSVTPQGLVARCHSILTTLADVPQDARLVVVCAEIRDPGNLGAVIRCADAAGAAAVVVAGDSVDPLNPKVVRATAGSLFHLPIAVERDVEAVIAELQRRGCQVLAADGGGETGLFDADLDLTVPTAWMMGNEAHGLPAEWAAAADRVVHVPILGRAESLNLATAAAVCLYASAREQG, from the coding sequence GTGGCGAGCCCCGGCGATCTGACCGTCCGTTCCGGACGGGTCAAGACCGCTCGGCGGCTCGCCACGCGTGCGTTCCGGGTGAAGACCGGCGAGTTCCTCGCCGAGGGTCCCCAGGCCGTGCGTGAGGCGCTCGACGCGCCGGGCGCGGTCATCGAGGTGTTCGCCACCGTCGACGCCACCGAGCGGTACCCCGAGCTGGCCGAGCGTGCCGAGTCGTGGCACGTCGTCACCGACGACGTCGTCGAGGAGATCGCCGACTCGGTCACCCCGCAGGGGCTCGTGGCCCGCTGTCACTCGATCCTCACCACGCTGGCCGACGTCCCGCAGGACGCGCGGCTCGTCGTGGTCTGCGCCGAGATCCGCGACCCCGGGAACCTGGGCGCGGTCATCCGGTGCGCCGACGCGGCCGGAGCGGCGGCCGTCGTCGTGGCCGGCGACAGCGTCGACCCCCTCAACCCGAAGGTCGTCCGCGCCACCGCGGGCTCCCTGTTCCACCTGCCGATCGCCGTCGAGCGCGACGTCGAGGCCGTCATCGCCGAGCTGCAGCGCCGAGGCTGCCAGGTGCTGGCCGCCGACGGCGGTGGCGAGACCGGCCTGTTCGATGCCGACCTCGACCTGACCGTGCCCACCGCCTGGATGATGGGCAATGAGGCGCACGGCCTCCCGGCGGAGTGGGCTGCCGCCGCCGACCGGGTGGTCCACGTGCCCATCCTGGGCCGTGCCGAGAGCCTGAATCTGGCCACGGCCGCGGCGGTCTGCCTCTACGCTTCAGCGCGCGAGCAGGGCTAG
- the aspA gene encoding aspartate ammonia-lyase, translating into MTEITRVRIEHDLLGEREVPADVYWGVHTLRALENFPITGVPIAISPYLPQALAAVKEAAAEANHDLGLLDDERHAAIVQACQEIRRGDLHDQFVVDVIQGGAGTSTNMNANEVIANRALEILGHPLGDYMRLHPNEQVNLSQSTNDVYPTAVKIAVINATHDLIAAMGDLQEAFAAKAVEFHDVLKMGRTQLQDAVPMTLGQEFGTYALMIAEDRTRLREAVMLLHEINLGATAIGTQLNAPDGYVPLARQHLSRITGLPLVTAVDLIEATQDCGSFVQMSGVLKRVAVKLSKICNDLRLLSSGPRAGLGEINLPARQAGSSIMPGKVNPVIPEVVNQVAFQIIGHDVTVSMAAESGQLQLNAFEPVICYSLSAGLYRLRTAITSLTENCVKGITANTEHLAMEVANSIGLVTALNPYLGYQTATELAKEALATGRGVAELVLEKGLLPQDELERILRPETLAHLGPKPADRSGGV; encoded by the coding sequence ATGACCGAGATCACACGCGTTCGGATCGAGCACGACCTGCTCGGAGAACGTGAGGTACCGGCGGACGTCTACTGGGGCGTGCACACCCTGCGCGCCCTGGAGAACTTCCCGATCACCGGTGTCCCCATCGCCATCAGTCCGTACCTGCCCCAGGCGCTCGCCGCCGTCAAGGAGGCCGCCGCCGAGGCGAATCACGACCTCGGCCTGCTCGACGACGAGCGGCACGCGGCCATCGTGCAGGCGTGCCAGGAGATCCGTCGCGGCGACCTGCACGACCAGTTCGTCGTCGACGTGATCCAGGGCGGTGCCGGCACCTCCACGAACATGAACGCCAACGAGGTGATCGCGAACCGCGCCCTCGAGATCCTCGGTCACCCGCTGGGCGACTACATGCGACTGCACCCCAACGAGCAGGTCAACCTCAGCCAGTCGACGAACGACGTCTACCCGACGGCCGTGAAGATCGCCGTCATCAACGCGACGCACGACCTCATCGCCGCGATGGGCGACCTCCAGGAGGCCTTCGCCGCGAAGGCCGTGGAGTTCCACGACGTGCTCAAGATGGGCCGCACCCAGCTGCAGGACGCCGTGCCGATGACGCTCGGCCAGGAGTTCGGCACGTACGCGCTGATGATCGCCGAGGACCGCACGCGGCTGCGCGAGGCCGTGATGCTGCTGCACGAGATCAACCTCGGCGCCACCGCGATCGGCACCCAGCTCAACGCACCGGACGGATACGTCCCGCTGGCCCGTCAGCACCTCTCGCGGATCACCGGCCTCCCGCTGGTGACGGCCGTCGACCTCATCGAGGCCACCCAGGACTGCGGCTCGTTCGTGCAGATGTCCGGCGTTCTCAAGCGGGTGGCGGTGAAGCTGTCGAAGATCTGCAACGACCTGCGGCTGCTGTCGTCGGGGCCGCGCGCGGGGCTGGGCGAGATCAACCTGCCGGCGCGCCAGGCCGGGTCGAGCATCATGCCCGGCAAGGTGAACCCGGTGATCCCCGAAGTGGTGAACCAGGTGGCGTTCCAGATCATCGGGCACGACGTCACCGTGTCGATGGCGGCCGAGTCGGGCCAGCTGCAGCTCAACGCCTTCGAGCCCGTGATCTGCTACTCGCTGTCGGCCGGGCTGTACCGGCTGCGCACGGCCATCACGTCCCTGACCGAGAACTGCGTCAAGGGCATCACCGCCAACACCGAGCACCTCGCGATGGAGGTGGCGAACTCGATCGGCCTGGTCACGGCCCTCAACCCGTACCTGGGCTACCAGACCGCGACCGAGCTGGCCAAGGAGGCGCTCGCCACCGGCCGCGGCGTGGCCGAGCTCGTGCTGGAGAAGGGCCTGCTGCCGCAGGACGAGCTCGAGCGGATCCTGCGACCGGAGACGCTGGCCCACCTCGGTCCGAAGCCGGCCGACCGTTCCGGCGGCGTGTGA
- the cimA gene encoding citramalate synthase, producing MSTTFGKHDPADFHVYDTTMRDGAQQEGLNLSVQDKLAIAQHLDDLGVGYIEGGWPGSNPKDTEFFALAAKELDLKHATLAAFGSTRRAGVAAADDPLIAALRDSGASVVTIVAKSHDQHVIKALRTTLEENLAMVRDTVEYLRAEGQRVFVDCEHFFNGYLDNRDYALEVVRTAIEAGAEVAVLCDTNGGMLPHQVGEIVADVLASTGARLGIHAHNDTGCAVANSIEAVRSGATHVQGCINGYGERTGNADLVTCVANLEFKLGMSVMPEGVLADATRISHAISEITNYPPVARQPYTGVSAFAHKAGLHASAIRVDPDLYQHMEPALVGNDMRLLVSEMAGRATIELKGRELGFDLSGDNELLTRITEQVKQMEQDGYTFEAADASFELLLTEAVTGRRPEYFDVESWRVIAGSAGDGGAEAIVKVVAGGTRTAVVGEGNGPVNALDHALRQAIERIYPDVAQFHLIDFRVRILDQGHGTDAVTRVLIETTDGKSSWVTVGVGPNMIEASFEALVDALTYGLRSHGVAAL from the coding sequence ATGAGCACCACCTTCGGGAAGCACGACCCGGCGGACTTCCACGTCTACGACACGACGATGCGCGACGGCGCCCAGCAGGAGGGGCTCAACCTCTCCGTGCAGGACAAGCTCGCGATCGCGCAGCACCTCGACGACCTCGGCGTGGGCTACATCGAGGGCGGCTGGCCCGGCTCGAACCCCAAGGACACCGAGTTCTTCGCGCTGGCCGCCAAGGAGCTCGACCTGAAGCACGCCACGCTGGCCGCGTTCGGCTCCACGCGCCGTGCCGGGGTCGCCGCGGCCGACGACCCGCTGATCGCCGCGCTCCGCGACTCGGGCGCGTCCGTGGTCACGATCGTGGCGAAGAGCCACGACCAGCACGTCATCAAGGCACTGCGGACCACGCTGGAGGAGAACCTCGCGATGGTGCGCGACACGGTCGAGTACCTGCGGGCCGAGGGCCAGCGGGTGTTCGTGGACTGCGAGCACTTCTTCAACGGCTACCTCGACAACCGCGACTACGCGCTGGAGGTCGTCCGCACCGCCATCGAGGCGGGCGCCGAGGTGGCCGTCCTGTGCGACACCAACGGCGGGATGCTGCCGCACCAGGTGGGCGAGATCGTGGCCGACGTGCTGGCCTCGACGGGCGCGCGACTGGGCATCCACGCACACAACGACACCGGCTGCGCGGTCGCGAACTCGATCGAGGCGGTGCGCTCCGGCGCCACCCACGTGCAGGGCTGCATCAACGGCTACGGCGAGCGCACGGGCAACGCCGACCTCGTCACGTGCGTGGCCAACCTGGAGTTCAAGCTGGGCATGAGCGTGATGCCCGAGGGCGTGCTGGCCGACGCCACGCGCATCTCGCACGCGATCAGTGAGATCACGAACTACCCGCCGGTGGCGCGCCAGCCGTACACGGGCGTGTCGGCATTCGCCCACAAGGCGGGCCTGCACGCCAGCGCGATCCGGGTGGATCCCGACCTCTACCAGCACATGGAGCCCGCGCTCGTGGGCAACGACATGCGCCTGCTCGTCTCGGAGATGGCCGGTCGCGCGACGATCGAGCTCAAGGGCCGCGAGCTCGGCTTCGACCTCTCGGGCGACAACGAGCTGCTCACCCGCATCACCGAGCAGGTCAAGCAGATGGAGCAGGACGGCTACACGTTCGAGGCGGCCGACGCGTCGTTCGAGCTGCTGCTGACCGAGGCGGTCACGGGTCGCCGTCCGGAGTACTTCGACGTCGAGTCGTGGCGCGTCATCGCGGGCTCGGCCGGCGACGGCGGTGCCGAGGCGATCGTCAAGGTCGTGGCCGGTGGCACCCGCACGGCGGTGGTGGGGGAGGGTAACGGTCCGGTCAACGCCCTCGACCACGCGTTGCGCCAGGCGATCGAGCGGATCTACCCGGACGTGGCCCAGTTCCACCTCATCGACTTCCGCGTGCGGATCCTCGACCAGGGCCACGGCACCGACGCCGTCACGCGCGTCCTCATCGAGACGACGGACGGCAAGAGCTCGTGGGTGACCGTGGGCGTGGGTCCGAACATGATCGAGGCGTCGTTCGAGGCGCTCGTGGACGCGCTGACGTATGGCCTGCGCTCTCACGGGGTCGCTGCGCTGTAG
- the rplT gene encoding 50S ribosomal protein L20: MARVKRSVNAQKKRREILERASGYRGQRSRLYRKAKEQVTHSLVYSYNDRKARKGDFRRLWIQRINAAARAQGITYNRFIQGLKAAEVEVDRKILADLAVNDIAAFNALVEVAKANLPEDVNAPKADSAV, from the coding sequence GTGGCACGCGTCAAGCGTTCAGTGAACGCGCAGAAGAAGCGCCGCGAGATCCTCGAGCGGGCCTCCGGCTACCGCGGACAGCGCTCGCGCCTGTACCGCAAGGCCAAGGAGCAGGTCACCCACTCGCTGGTCTACTCGTACAACGACCGCAAGGCTCGCAAGGGCGACTTCCGTCGTCTCTGGATCCAGCGCATCAACGCCGCCGCGCGTGCGCAGGGCATCACGTACAACCGCTTCATCCAAGGCCTTAAGGCCGCCGAGGTCGAGGTCGACCGCAAGATCCTCGCGGATCTGGCCGTCAACGACATCGCGGCGTTCAACGCCCTCGTCGAGGTCGCCAAGGCGAACCTCCCCGAGGACGTCAACGCTCCCAAGGCCGACTCGGCCGTCTGA